A section of the Phaseolus vulgaris cultivar G19833 chromosome 8, P. vulgaris v2.0, whole genome shotgun sequence genome encodes:
- the LOC137825550 gene encoding LOW QUALITY PROTEIN: G-type lectin S-receptor-like serine/threonine-protein kinase At1g11300 (The sequence of the model RefSeq protein was modified relative to this genomic sequence to represent the inferred CDS: deleted 3 bases in 2 codons), which translates to MDYTKCTNLFSLLIIPWFLFADVVTATDTINSSQFIKDNETITSTGGNFTLGFFTPQNSTNRYVGIWWKTKFPIIWVANRNQPLNDSSGVVTISEDGNLVVLNGQNQVIWSTNVSNNGSNYTSKLLDSGNLVLQESSSGRTIWESFQHPSNTMLPNMKISTNKATGAKVKQTSWKSPSDPSTGSFSLSVERLSVPEVFIWKETRPFWRTGPWNGKTFTGLPYMKTFYLEGIHIGDDGEGNVEFLFSEVEEIGFIIYILNSTVVKRDWNGERKEWVVTWNSHQFECDVYGVCGPFAVCNSQSSPTCSCLKGFEPRNKEEWNRQNWTSGCFRRTPLKCERTSNQNKSADYTEDGFLELKMIKVPDFSDGSPLRLQPDMCRSRCLENCSCIAYSYDADIGCMSAWTENLIDIQQFSNGGLDLHVRVAYTELDKERNRTIIIIVTVTIGATLIVICAYIMWRRISTHQGAAPAEYINDYVFGDLSHEVKLQELLTFNLEKLVTATNEFHPSNKLGQGGFGPVYKGQLHDGREIAVKRLSRTSGQGLEEFMNEVVVISKLQHRNLVKLLGCCIEGEEKMLIYEYMPNKSLDTYIFDPSKDKVLHWRKRFSIIEGVARGMLYLHRDSRLKIIHRDLKASNILLDVELNPKISDFGMARIFGGNEDEANTKRIVGTYGYMSPEYAMQGLFSEKSDVFSFGVLLLKIVSGRRNSSFYDEENFLTLLGFAWIQWKEENIPSLIDPGRYDPNLHKHIYRFIHIGLLCVQEFAADRPTMATVISMLNSEIVDLPPPMKPAFILRENMLSSLSHVRGNDLNSLNSVSISDIQGR; encoded by the exons ATGGATTACACCAAGTGCACAAACTTGTTCTCCCTTTTGATCATACCTTGGTTTCTTTTTGCAGATGTTGTTACTGCCACAGACACCATCAACTCTTCTCAGTTCATCAAGGACAATGAAACGATAACCTCCACTGGTGGCAACTTCACCTTGGGCTTCTTCACCCCTCAAAATTCTACCAATCGTTATGTGGGAATTTGGTGGAAAACCAAATTCCCTATCATATGGGTGGCTAACAGAAACCAACCACTGAATGATTCTTCTGGAGTTGTCACCATATCTGAAGATGGCAATCTTGTGGTGTTGAATGGTCAGAATCAAGTAATTTGGTCAACAAATGTGTCCAATAATGGATCCAACTATACTTCCAAACTCTTAGATTCTGGGAACCTTGTGCTACAGGAAAGCTCATCAGGAAGAACTATATGGGAGAGTTTCCAGCATCCTTCAAATACAATGTTACCCAATATGAAGATTTCAACTAACAAAGCAACTGGTGCAAAGGTAAAACAAACATCATGGAAAAGCCCTTCTGATCCATCCACTGGTAGCTTTTCTCTAAGTGTTGAACGCCTTAGTGTACCTGAAGTGTTCATCTGGAAAGAAACTCGCCCCTTCTGGCGCACTGGTCCATGGAATGGTAAGACCTTTACAGGGTTGCCCTACATGAAAACGTTTTATCTTGAAGGGATACATATTGGAGATGACGGGGAAGGAAATGTTGAATTCCTTTTCAGTGAAGTAGAAGAGATTGGTTTCATAATCTATATTCTGAATTCAACTGTTGTGAAGAGAGAT TGGAACGGAGAGAGGAAAGAATGGGTAGTCACATGGAATAGTCATCAATTTGAATGTGATGTTTATGGTGTATGTGGACCTTTTGCAGTTTGTAATTCTCAAAGCTCACCAACATGCAGCTGTTTGAAAGGGTTTGAGCCAAGAAACAAAGAGGAATGGAATAGACAAAACTGGACTAGTGGATGTTTTAGGAGAACACCTCTGAAGTGTGAAAGAACCAGCAATCAAAACAAAAGTGCAGATTATACAGAAGATGGATTTTTGGAGCTGAAGATGATCAAAGTTCCAGATTTTTCAGATGGGTCACCCCTCAGACTTCAGCCAGACATGTGCAGAAGCCGATGTTTGGAGAATTGTTCATGCATTGCATACTCATATGATGCTGATATTGGTTGTATGTCA GCATGGACTGAGAATCTAATTGACATACAACAATTCTCAAACGGAGGACTTGATCTACATGTTCGAGTAGCCTACACAGAGCTTG ATAAAGAGAGAAACAGGACAATCATCATTATTGTTACAGTTACAATAGGAGCTACCTTAATTGTCATTTGTGCATATATCATGTGGAGAAGGATTTCTACCCACCAAG GTGCAGCCCCTGCAGAATATATAAATGACTATGTATTTGGTGATCTGTCACATGAAGTCAAACTCCAGGAGCTATTAACATTTAATTTAGAAAAGCTTGTAACCGCCACAAATGAATTTCACCCATCGAACAAACTAGGACAAGGTGGTTTCGGTCCAGTATACAAG GGGCAATTGCACGATGGCAGGGAAATTGCAGTTAAAAGACTTTCTAGAACATCTGGACAAGGTCTAGAAGAATTCATGAATGAAGTAGTGGTGATTTCCAAGCTTCAACACCGCAATCTTGTAAAACTTCTTGGCTGTTGTATTGAAGGGGAGGAAAAGATGTTGATTTATGAGTACATGCCAAATAAGAGTTTGGACACATATATCTTTG ATCCGTCGAAAGATAAAGTTCTTCATTGGAGAAAACGCTTTAGCATAATAGAAGGAGTGGCTCGAGGAATGCTTTATCTTCACAGAGATTCCAGGCTAAAAATCATCCACAGGGACTTGAAAGCAAGTAATATCTTGCTAGATGTGGAGCTAAATCCAAAGATATCTGACTTTGGTATGGCTAGAATCTTTGGTGGGAATGAGGATGAAGCAAATACTAAAAGAATTGTTGGAACTTA TGGCTATATGTCTCCTGAATATGCAATGCAAGGATTGTTCTCTGAAAAATCAGATGTCTTTAGTTTTGGGGTTTTGCTACTTAAGATTGTTAGTGGAAGACGAAATTCAAGCTTTTATGATGAAGAAAATTTTCTTACCCTTTTAGGATTT GCCTGGATACAGTGGAAAGAAGAGAACATTCCCTCTCTAATAGATCCAGGAAGATATGATCCTAACCTTCATAAACATATTTATAGGTTCATACACATAGGACTTCTATGTGTCCAAGAATTTGCAGCAGATAGGCCTACAATGGCTACTGTAATTTCTATGCTAAACAGTGAGATTGTGGATCTTCCTCCTCCAATGAAACCTGCGTTCATCCTAAGGGAAAATATGTTAAGTTCACTTTCCCATGTAAGAGGAAATGACTTGAACTCCCTCAACTCGGTCAGTATTTCGGACATACAAGGCAGATAG